TGGGAACTCCGTTCCGAACTCGAAAACCGAAATAAGCAAGGATTAGCTATTTTAGCTAATAAAAAAATTTACATTGAAGATATTGTAAATAATGTAATTATTCAGTTAGATAGTAAAAAAACACAGCTACAAATCTATAAAGACTATAAAACAGTCTTTTCAAATTTTATCATTCCATTCTTTAAAAATGTCGAAATCGTTGATTTTACAACTAAAAAAATAAGGGATTATTTTGATAGTCAAGAATTATCTGTCACGAGAAAAAATATTAATAAAACTTGTTTTAAAATGATACTGGAATATTTAGAAGAAGAAAAAATAATTAAGAAAAATGATATTCCTATAATTCCGAAGGTAAAATCTTTTAAAGTTGAGGCAAGAGACGCTTTTAATGATGAAGATTTAAAGATTATTTTAGAGCATCTACCAAACTTTCACGAAATCGAAAAAAATGGACGAAAAGCTAATTTTAAGACTGTTGAATACAGAAAAATACTTAATGAATATTTTCTAATATTATTAGAAACGGGATTGAGGACTGGCGAAGAATTTATAAATTTACGTTTTAATGATATCAAGAAGAAAAAACATTCTTACTACAAAGATGATTTATTGATAGAAAATGATAATTACCTTGTGAAAATCAGCAAAGGCAAGACGAAAAAATATTCGAATGGTCGTGTTATTGCTTTAAGTTCAAAAGCTATTAACTCAATTGTTAATATTGGAAAAATCACACAACAAGATAAAAATATTACAATTGACAACTTTATATATAGTAATAAATTGATTTTAGAAACTTCTTTTAATAAAATCGCAGAATTTAGCGATATTTTTAAACAATTCACAGATTATTTAAAAGAAAGTAATTTAATAAATACTCATTATACTTTATACAGTTGTCGCCATACGTTTATAACAAAAAGACTTATGCAAGGCGTAGATATTTATCTAATTGCGAAATACGTTGGTAGTTCGGTTGAGATGATAGAGAAACATTATGATAATTATAAATTATCACAGCAGGCGCATATAGATAGTTTGACAGATTTTAATCGCAATGAATTAGAATTAAAAGCTATTCTAAATAATGTATCTTATACGGATTATGATGATATACCGCCAGATCCTACGGAAGCTGAATTATTAAGTTTTTATAATCAAGCTGAAGAATTTTTCAAACATAACAAATAACCCCTAAATTTCATTTCCAGAAGGGCACGAAGTGCCTTTTTCTTTTCCCTTTCTCTTTTTTTATATTGATTTGACAGATCAATCAAATATGCTAAATGTATTATATTGCA
This genomic stretch from Marinomonas primoryensis harbors:
- a CDS encoding site-specific integrase; protein product: MVAKYERLAKSLAIYRVKNSNNFYARIRVNGVEIKRSLGVSDEDEAKFRAWELRSELENRNKQGLAILANKKIYIEDIVNNVIIQLDSKKTQLQIYKDYKTVFSNFIIPFFKNVEIVDFTTKKIRDYFDSQELSVTRKNINKTCFKMILEYLEEEKIIKKNDIPIIPKVKSFKVEARDAFNDEDLKIILEHLPNFHEIEKNGRKANFKTVEYRKILNEYFLILLETGLRTGEEFINLRFNDIKKKKHSYYKDDLLIENDNYLVKISKGKTKKYSNGRVIALSSKAINSIVNIGKITQQDKNITIDNFIYSNKLILETSFNKIAEFSDIFKQFTDYLKESNLINTHYTLYSCRHTFITKRLMQGVDIYLIAKYVGSSVEMIEKHYDNYKLSQQAHIDSLTDFNRNELELKAILNNVSYTDYDDIPPDPTEAELLSFYNQAEEFFKHNK